One genomic segment of Ricinus communis isolate WT05 ecotype wild-type chromosome 5, ASM1957865v1, whole genome shotgun sequence includes these proteins:
- the LOC8276048 gene encoding ABC transporter B family member 19 isoform X1, producing the protein MAAETAVESNTTSTTKAPLPPEAEKKKEQSLPFYQLFSFADNYDWLLMISGSTGAIIHGSSMPVFFLLFGEMVNGFGKNQSDLTKMTHEVSKYALYFVYLGLVVCLSSYAEIACWMYTGERQVSTLRKKYLEAVLKQDVGFFDTDARTGDIVFSVSTDTLLVQDAISEKVGNFIHYLSTFLAGLVVGFVSAWRLALLSVAVIPGIAFAGGLYAYTLTGLTSKSRESYAQAGIIAEQAIAQVRTVYSYVGESKALNSYSDAIQNTLKLGYKAGMAKGLGLGCTYGIACMSWALVFWYAGVFIRNEQTDGGKAFTAIFSAIVGGMSLGQSFSNLGAFSKGKAAGYKLMEIIKQKPTIIQDPSDGKCLPEINGNIEFKDVTFSYPSRPDVIIFRDFSIFFPAGKTVAVVGGSGSGKSTVVSLIERFYDPNQGQVLLDNVDIKTLQLRWLRDQIGLVNQEPALFATTILENILYGKPDATMDEVEAAASAANAHSFITLLPNGYNTQVGERGVQLSGGQKQRIAIARAMLKNPKILLLDEATSALDAGSESIVQEALDRLMVGRTTVVVAHRLSTIRNVDTIAVIQQGQVVETGTHEELISKGAAYASLIRFQEMVRNRDFANPSTRRSRSTRLSHSLSTKSLSLRSGSLRNLSYSYSTGADGRIEMISNAETERKNPAPDGYFCRLLKLNAPEWPYSIMGAIGSVLSGFIGPTFAIVMSNMIEVFYYRNPASMERKTKEYVFIYIGAGLYAVVAYLIQHYFFSIMGENLTTRVRRMMLAAILRNEVGWFDEEEHNSSLVAARLATDAADVKSAIAERISVILQNMTSLLTSFIVAFIVEWRVSLLILATFPLLVLANFAQQLSLKGFAGDTAKAHAKTSMIAGEGVSNIRTVAAFNAQDKILSLFCHELSVPQLRSLRRSQTSGLLFGLSQLALYASEALILWYGAHLVSKGVSTFSKVIKVFVVLVITANSVAETVSLAPEIIRGGEAVGSVFSILDRSTRIDPDDPEAEPVESIRGEIELRHVDFSYPSRPDVPVFKDLNLRIRAGQSQALVGASGCGKSSVIALIERFYDPTAGKVMIDGKDIRRLNLKSLRLKVGLVQQEPALFAASIFDNIAYGKEGATEAEVIEAARAANVHGFVSALPDGYKTPVGERGVQLSGGQKQRIAIARAVLKDPAILLLDEATSALDAESECVLQEALERLMRGRTTVLVAHRLSTIRGVDSIGVVQDGRIVEQGSHAELVSRGDGAYSRLLQLQHHHI; encoded by the exons ATGGCAGCAGAAACAGCAGTTGAATCTAATACTACTAGTACTACTAAAGCACCATTGCCACCAGAGgcagagaaaaagaaagaacaaagcTTGCCGTTTTATCAGCTATTCTCATTTGCTGATAACTATGATTGGTTACTTATGATCTCTGGTAGTACAGGAGCTATTATTCATGGCTCTTCAATGCCTGTTTTCTTCTTGTTATTTGGCGAAATGGTTAATGGGTTTGGTAAAAACCAATCTGATTTGACAAAAATGACTCACGAAGTCTCTAAG TATGCTTTATATTTTGTGTATCTTGGCCTTGTTGTATGCCTATCGTCCTATGCAG AGATTGCGTGCTGGATGTATACTGGAGAAAGGCAAGTAAGCACACTGAGGAAGAAGTATTTAGAGGCAGTGTTGAAACAAGATGTTGGGTTCTTTGATACAGATGCAAGAACTGGTGATATTGTCTTTAGTGTCTCAACAGACACCCTTCTCGTTCAAGATGCCATTAGTGAGaag GTTGGTAACTTTATACATTATCTGTCAACATTTCTAGCTGGGCTAGTGGTTGGTTTTGTATCAGCATGGAGGCTAGCGTTGCTAAGTGTGGCAGTCATACCAGGAATAGCATTTGCCGGTGGCTTATATGCATACACTCTAACCGGCCTGACATCCAAAAGCCGTGAATCCTATGCACAAGCCGGCATAATTGCTGAACAG GCTATTGCGCAAGTTCGAACCGTCTACTCATATGTTGGAGAGAGCAAAGCCCTAAATTCATACTCTGATGCAATACAGAACACTTTAAAGCTTGGATACAAGGCTGGTATGGCCAAAGGTTTGGGACTGGGATGTACCTATGGAATTGCATGCATGTCATGGGCCCTTGTATTTTGGTATGCTGGAGTTTTTATCAGGAATGAACAAACCGATGGAGGGAAGGCATTCACCGCGATTTTCTCTGCCATTGTTGGTGGAAT GAGTTTGGGCCAGTCATTTTCAAATCTTGGTGCTTTTAGCAAAGGCAAAGCAGCTGGATACAAGTTGATGGAAATTATAAAGCAAAAGCCTACTATAATTCAAGACCCCTCAGATGGCAAGTGCTTGCCTGAAATTAATGGAAACATAGAATTCAAGGATGTGACTTTCAGCTACCCATCAAGGCCAGATGTTATCATATTCCGTGATTTCTCAATCTTCTTTCCTGCTGGAAAGACTGTTGCTGTTGTTGGGGGTAGCGGGTCAGGGAAAAGTACTGTTGTCTCTCTTATTGAGAGGTTTTATGATCCTAATCAGG GCCAAGTTTTGCTGGATAATGTGGACATAAAGACCCTGCAACTGAGGTGGTTACGCGATCAAATTGGATTGGTGAATCAAGAGCCTGCTCTCTTTGCAACCACCATACTCGAGAACATACTCTATGGAAAGCCTGATGCAACAATGGATGAAGTGGAAGCTGCTGCTTCTGCTGCAAATGCTCACAGTTTCATCACCTTGCTTCCCAATGGGTATAACACTCAG GTGGGAGAAAGAGGAGTGCAACTCTCAGGTGGTCAAAAACAGAGAATAGCAATTGCTAGAGCTATGTTAAAGAACCCAAAGATCCTCCTTCTTGATGAAGCAACCAGTGCCCTTGATGCAGGTTCTGAAAGCATTGTTCAAGAAGCATTAGACCGTCTCATGGTTGGAAGAACAACTGTAGTTGTTGCACATCGACTCTCCACAATTAGAAATGTCGATACAATTGCAGTTATTCAACAAGGGCAAGTTGTTGAGACAGGGACCCATGAGGAACTGATTTCAAAAGGAGCAGCATATGCTTCATTAATTAGATTCCAAGAAATGGTGAGAAATAGAGACTTCGCTAACCCATCAACTCGACGATCACGCTCAACACGTTTAAGTCATTCACTTTCAACAAAGTCTCTAAGCCTCCGCTCTGGCAGTTTACGGAACCTAAGCTATTCATACAGTACAGGGGCTGATGGCCGCATTGAAATGATATCAAATGCTGAAACTGAACGTAAGAATCCAGCACCTGATGGCTACTTCTGCAGACTGCTTAAGCTAAATGCTCCTGAATGGCCATATTCTATAATGGGTGCTATAGGATCTGTACTTTCTGGTTTTATTGGTCCAACCTTTGCCATAGTGATGAGCAACATGATTGAGGTTTTCTATTATAGAAATCCTGCTTCCATGGAAAGGAAGACAAAGGAGTATGTTTTCATTTACATTGGTGCTGGGCTTTATGCTGTTGTTGCATATTTGATTCAGCATTACTTCTTCAGTATTATGGGAGAGAATCTTACTACAAGAGTAAGAAGAATGATGCTTGCAG CAATTCTGAGGAATGAAGTCGGATGGTTCGATGAAGAAGAGCATAACTCAAGCCTTGTTGCGGCCCGGTTAGCTACCGATGCAGCTGATGTAAAATCTGCAATAGCGGAGAGAATTTCTGTTATACTACAAAACATGACCTCTCTCCTCACTTCGTTCATAGTTGCTTTCATAGTGGAATGGAGGGTATCCCTTCTCATTTTAGCTACCTTCCCTCTTCTTGTCCTTGCTAACTTTGCCCAG CAACTCTCACTCAAAGGGTTTGCTGGAGACACTGCCAAGGCCCATGCCAAGACTAGCATGATTGCTGGTGAGGGAGTGAGCAATATCCGAACGGTTGCAGCTTTTAATGCCCAAGATAAAATCCTGTCCTTGTTCTGCCATGAACTCAGTGTTCCACAACTTCGTAGCCTACGTCGAAGCCAGACATCTGGCCTCCTTTTTGGCCTCTCTCAGCTTGCTCTTTATGCCTCTGAAGCGCTCATCCTTTGGTATGGTGCTCATCTTGTTAGCAAAGGGGTCTCCACATTCTCAAAGGTTATTAAGGTTTTCGTAGTCCTTGTCATCACAGCTAATTCAGTTGCAGAAACTGTTAGTCTTGCGCCAGAGATTATAAGGGGCGGTGAAGCTGTAGGTTCAGTATTTTCAATTTTGGACCGTTCCACTAGGATTGATCCAGATGATCCTGAGGCTGAGCCTGTTGAGTCAATTCGCGGGGAAATTGAACTTAGACATGTTGATTTTTCATACCCCTCAAGACCTGATGTTCCAGTTTTCAAAGACCTTAACCTTAGAATCCGAGCTGGCCAAAGCCAAGCCCTTGTTGGAGCTAGTGGGTGTGGAAAGAGTTCTGTGATTGCTTTGATTGAGCGATTTTATGATCCAACTGCTGGAAAGGTTATGATTGATGGGAAGGACATTCGGCGATTAAATTTGAAGTCCTTGAGGCTTAAAGTTGGATTGGTGCAACAAGAGCCAGCACTCTTTGCAGCAAGCATTTTTGACAACATAGCCTATGGAAAGGAGGGTGCAACTGAAGCTGAAGTAATTGAAGCAGCACGCGCAGCCAATGTGCATGGATTCGTTAGCGCATTGCCTGATGGATACAAAACACCAGTAGGCGAGAGAGGAGTTCAGCTCTCAGGAGGACAAAAACAAAGAATTGCAATAGCAAGG
- the LOC8276048 gene encoding ABC transporter B family member 19 isoform X2: protein MYTGERQVSTLRKKYLEAVLKQDVGFFDTDARTGDIVFSVSTDTLLVQDAISEKVGNFIHYLSTFLAGLVVGFVSAWRLALLSVAVIPGIAFAGGLYAYTLTGLTSKSRESYAQAGIIAEQAIAQVRTVYSYVGESKALNSYSDAIQNTLKLGYKAGMAKGLGLGCTYGIACMSWALVFWYAGVFIRNEQTDGGKAFTAIFSAIVGGMSLGQSFSNLGAFSKGKAAGYKLMEIIKQKPTIIQDPSDGKCLPEINGNIEFKDVTFSYPSRPDVIIFRDFSIFFPAGKTVAVVGGSGSGKSTVVSLIERFYDPNQGQVLLDNVDIKTLQLRWLRDQIGLVNQEPALFATTILENILYGKPDATMDEVEAAASAANAHSFITLLPNGYNTQVGERGVQLSGGQKQRIAIARAMLKNPKILLLDEATSALDAGSESIVQEALDRLMVGRTTVVVAHRLSTIRNVDTIAVIQQGQVVETGTHEELISKGAAYASLIRFQEMVRNRDFANPSTRRSRSTRLSHSLSTKSLSLRSGSLRNLSYSYSTGADGRIEMISNAETERKNPAPDGYFCRLLKLNAPEWPYSIMGAIGSVLSGFIGPTFAIVMSNMIEVFYYRNPASMERKTKEYVFIYIGAGLYAVVAYLIQHYFFSIMGENLTTRVRRMMLAAILRNEVGWFDEEEHNSSLVAARLATDAADVKSAIAERISVILQNMTSLLTSFIVAFIVEWRVSLLILATFPLLVLANFAQQLSLKGFAGDTAKAHAKTSMIAGEGVSNIRTVAAFNAQDKILSLFCHELSVPQLRSLRRSQTSGLLFGLSQLALYASEALILWYGAHLVSKGVSTFSKVIKVFVVLVITANSVAETVSLAPEIIRGGEAVGSVFSILDRSTRIDPDDPEAEPVESIRGEIELRHVDFSYPSRPDVPVFKDLNLRIRAGQSQALVGASGCGKSSVIALIERFYDPTAGKVMIDGKDIRRLNLKSLRLKVGLVQQEPALFAASIFDNIAYGKEGATEAEVIEAARAANVHGFVSALPDGYKTPVGERGVQLSGGQKQRIAIARAVLKDPAILLLDEATSALDAESECVLQEALERLMRGRTTVLVAHRLSTIRGVDSIGVVQDGRIVEQGSHAELVSRGDGAYSRLLQLQHHHI, encoded by the exons ATGTATACTGGAGAAAGGCAAGTAAGCACACTGAGGAAGAAGTATTTAGAGGCAGTGTTGAAACAAGATGTTGGGTTCTTTGATACAGATGCAAGAACTGGTGATATTGTCTTTAGTGTCTCAACAGACACCCTTCTCGTTCAAGATGCCATTAGTGAGaag GTTGGTAACTTTATACATTATCTGTCAACATTTCTAGCTGGGCTAGTGGTTGGTTTTGTATCAGCATGGAGGCTAGCGTTGCTAAGTGTGGCAGTCATACCAGGAATAGCATTTGCCGGTGGCTTATATGCATACACTCTAACCGGCCTGACATCCAAAAGCCGTGAATCCTATGCACAAGCCGGCATAATTGCTGAACAG GCTATTGCGCAAGTTCGAACCGTCTACTCATATGTTGGAGAGAGCAAAGCCCTAAATTCATACTCTGATGCAATACAGAACACTTTAAAGCTTGGATACAAGGCTGGTATGGCCAAAGGTTTGGGACTGGGATGTACCTATGGAATTGCATGCATGTCATGGGCCCTTGTATTTTGGTATGCTGGAGTTTTTATCAGGAATGAACAAACCGATGGAGGGAAGGCATTCACCGCGATTTTCTCTGCCATTGTTGGTGGAAT GAGTTTGGGCCAGTCATTTTCAAATCTTGGTGCTTTTAGCAAAGGCAAAGCAGCTGGATACAAGTTGATGGAAATTATAAAGCAAAAGCCTACTATAATTCAAGACCCCTCAGATGGCAAGTGCTTGCCTGAAATTAATGGAAACATAGAATTCAAGGATGTGACTTTCAGCTACCCATCAAGGCCAGATGTTATCATATTCCGTGATTTCTCAATCTTCTTTCCTGCTGGAAAGACTGTTGCTGTTGTTGGGGGTAGCGGGTCAGGGAAAAGTACTGTTGTCTCTCTTATTGAGAGGTTTTATGATCCTAATCAGG GCCAAGTTTTGCTGGATAATGTGGACATAAAGACCCTGCAACTGAGGTGGTTACGCGATCAAATTGGATTGGTGAATCAAGAGCCTGCTCTCTTTGCAACCACCATACTCGAGAACATACTCTATGGAAAGCCTGATGCAACAATGGATGAAGTGGAAGCTGCTGCTTCTGCTGCAAATGCTCACAGTTTCATCACCTTGCTTCCCAATGGGTATAACACTCAG GTGGGAGAAAGAGGAGTGCAACTCTCAGGTGGTCAAAAACAGAGAATAGCAATTGCTAGAGCTATGTTAAAGAACCCAAAGATCCTCCTTCTTGATGAAGCAACCAGTGCCCTTGATGCAGGTTCTGAAAGCATTGTTCAAGAAGCATTAGACCGTCTCATGGTTGGAAGAACAACTGTAGTTGTTGCACATCGACTCTCCACAATTAGAAATGTCGATACAATTGCAGTTATTCAACAAGGGCAAGTTGTTGAGACAGGGACCCATGAGGAACTGATTTCAAAAGGAGCAGCATATGCTTCATTAATTAGATTCCAAGAAATGGTGAGAAATAGAGACTTCGCTAACCCATCAACTCGACGATCACGCTCAACACGTTTAAGTCATTCACTTTCAACAAAGTCTCTAAGCCTCCGCTCTGGCAGTTTACGGAACCTAAGCTATTCATACAGTACAGGGGCTGATGGCCGCATTGAAATGATATCAAATGCTGAAACTGAACGTAAGAATCCAGCACCTGATGGCTACTTCTGCAGACTGCTTAAGCTAAATGCTCCTGAATGGCCATATTCTATAATGGGTGCTATAGGATCTGTACTTTCTGGTTTTATTGGTCCAACCTTTGCCATAGTGATGAGCAACATGATTGAGGTTTTCTATTATAGAAATCCTGCTTCCATGGAAAGGAAGACAAAGGAGTATGTTTTCATTTACATTGGTGCTGGGCTTTATGCTGTTGTTGCATATTTGATTCAGCATTACTTCTTCAGTATTATGGGAGAGAATCTTACTACAAGAGTAAGAAGAATGATGCTTGCAG CAATTCTGAGGAATGAAGTCGGATGGTTCGATGAAGAAGAGCATAACTCAAGCCTTGTTGCGGCCCGGTTAGCTACCGATGCAGCTGATGTAAAATCTGCAATAGCGGAGAGAATTTCTGTTATACTACAAAACATGACCTCTCTCCTCACTTCGTTCATAGTTGCTTTCATAGTGGAATGGAGGGTATCCCTTCTCATTTTAGCTACCTTCCCTCTTCTTGTCCTTGCTAACTTTGCCCAG CAACTCTCACTCAAAGGGTTTGCTGGAGACACTGCCAAGGCCCATGCCAAGACTAGCATGATTGCTGGTGAGGGAGTGAGCAATATCCGAACGGTTGCAGCTTTTAATGCCCAAGATAAAATCCTGTCCTTGTTCTGCCATGAACTCAGTGTTCCACAACTTCGTAGCCTACGTCGAAGCCAGACATCTGGCCTCCTTTTTGGCCTCTCTCAGCTTGCTCTTTATGCCTCTGAAGCGCTCATCCTTTGGTATGGTGCTCATCTTGTTAGCAAAGGGGTCTCCACATTCTCAAAGGTTATTAAGGTTTTCGTAGTCCTTGTCATCACAGCTAATTCAGTTGCAGAAACTGTTAGTCTTGCGCCAGAGATTATAAGGGGCGGTGAAGCTGTAGGTTCAGTATTTTCAATTTTGGACCGTTCCACTAGGATTGATCCAGATGATCCTGAGGCTGAGCCTGTTGAGTCAATTCGCGGGGAAATTGAACTTAGACATGTTGATTTTTCATACCCCTCAAGACCTGATGTTCCAGTTTTCAAAGACCTTAACCTTAGAATCCGAGCTGGCCAAAGCCAAGCCCTTGTTGGAGCTAGTGGGTGTGGAAAGAGTTCTGTGATTGCTTTGATTGAGCGATTTTATGATCCAACTGCTGGAAAGGTTATGATTGATGGGAAGGACATTCGGCGATTAAATTTGAAGTCCTTGAGGCTTAAAGTTGGATTGGTGCAACAAGAGCCAGCACTCTTTGCAGCAAGCATTTTTGACAACATAGCCTATGGAAAGGAGGGTGCAACTGAAGCTGAAGTAATTGAAGCAGCACGCGCAGCCAATGTGCATGGATTCGTTAGCGCATTGCCTGATGGATACAAAACACCAGTAGGCGAGAGAGGAGTTCAGCTCTCAGGAGGACAAAAACAAAGAATTGCAATAGCAAGG